The Astyanax mexicanus isolate ESR-SI-001 chromosome 8, AstMex3_surface, whole genome shotgun sequence sequence CGGCCTCGCCCCCAATCTTGTTGCAAGGACCATTGGCACTGTTGTTCAGAGAAAAGTGTTGCAGGTAAGATTCAGGATTCTCTTCACTGTTTAAATTTAGTCTTTACCCAAGCAGAGCCATGCCGCTCATCAGTAATATAAGAAAGTGTGCATCATGACTGTGTTATGGACCAGCATGATAATGGAGATCAGATCATTCATTTGTGAATGAATGTATGAATCAGTTCGAAAGCTTTGCATTGACCTTTACTCTAGTTTGGTGCCAGCGACAGCTCCGAAGGTTATTTATGCTCTGCTTTTAttaactgaactttttttttatcctcccCAGAAATACCAAGAGAGCAATTTAGAGGCAAGCCCATCCTGACATTTGCTTTATATTATTACGTTGCAGCAGCATTAACTAGAATAATGTTTATAGTATCTTCACAATAAATATCTGTACagtaatttaaacttattttaaggTCTCCTAGCTCTTTGTGTACTGATTGCAGTCTACTCTTGAATTTTGCAGCAATATTTGTGGTAATAAATGTGCATGTATGCATAGTTTTCTGATAatgctttaactttttaaaaatctaGCTTAGTTTTGAATTTTCTCAAATATTTTTTCTGTCACTgtattaaacaatacaaatacCAGCATTGGCATACGAGTGCATTTACAAAGGTGTGTAGACAAGCAATCAAGACAAAACTTCAATAACAGACATGTCTGTGCCTCTGCACTATGCCATGATAAATAGTAGCATATTCATTGTAGTATGCTTGGTGTAATGGtcataatagtaatataatagtgCATATAGTATCTGCTTTTAAAATTGGCCTGAGCATTTTGCATTTAACTGTATTGATATGTCACAGATTTACATGTTTAACTCAGAAATAATGACAAAGCCTATATTGCAAGTATGATTTTGTGGGAATGCTTGTGATTGCAAGTTTTTGAGGGACTGGTAACTACTAAGTAGTAACATTTACCCATGAGCACTGATTGATTAACGCAAGGCAAGTTATATTGTGCATTTTAAACAAAAGGCAatttatacaaacaaaaaaaattggaaattgcAGTTCCCACAGAAAGTGTGATTGCAGCTCAGCAGTGTTGCTGTGCTGAAGGTGTTGATTgttaggttgttgctaggtgtGATATAGCTCTTGTTTGATGTTGACGCCCAGTTTGATGTGATAAGTGAACATCGCACAATTCATTCTTAAGATGCAAAATCATATGATGATGATGTTATGAAATGTATGCAAGTCAGATAGGTGCAAATAGCATAAAGTATAAACCTATGATGTTAGTTCTATGAAAAGTGTGAACTACACTAACTACTGTTTGGGTATcagaattgtatttattattatttttatatatttttttaagtttactgtGTGAATATTATTGCACTTATCTAAATGCTCCATACAAGCTTAAATATTAGATTCTACTACAAGCTGTGCTTCAGAATTTGGAATAAAATGAGCATATTAAAACACACCTcggggaaaaaatgagaccacttaaaaaataatcaaaaggaagaaagATGAtaacaatccatcaaaccaagctgaactgcttgaagttatccaaaagcagtgtgtaagactggtggagaagaacatgtcaagatgcatgaatgctgtgattattttatgaataactttatgaaactttatgaatatgaacttttttctttgcattatttaggtcattttctgcaaatacacgCTCTTAATGGCAATAATTTTATTTAGagtttggcagaaatgttgtctgtagtttataaaataaaacaacaacaacaacgttcattttactcaaacctataaatagcaaaatcaggaaaactgattcagaaactgaagtggtctcttattttttttctagagttgTGTATTGGACAGACTGTATAGTAAAATCTTACTGTTTTTTTCCCTCAGGTTATGAGCAGTAGCCAGAAGAAAGAGGAAGGCTCGTTGCCACATGTAATCAATGAGGTAAGTCACTCCTTTATCTTCACTGATTTGCCTGGTTGTGTACTTCGTTCATTCAGTGTGTATGCTAGTACCTTTCACTTCACTTATTTTAACTGTTAACAATTGTAATGTTTTGAACATTTGAGATTGTTGTCTAGTTTGGTCTGATTGATCATGGAccaactaaaccatcaaactcaaacacacacacaaccctgtGCTTTTCTCCATGAGGGGTATAAAATATTTGTGCACTGGTCAAATTATATCTTGAATTAATTTTCTTAGTAAAAATGTTTAAGCCTTATCCAGATGAGATTAGTTTCTTAGTAGGTCCTAGggtgattttctcttttatggggtccTGCGTGATTTTATTCACGTCCAGAAAGTCCATGTATgtttttacaggctgaattacctactgtttttcgttgaactccggtaattttattcccgctCTGACACACATTTCTGAGTTTCGTTACCTCGCGTtttataaaatagctttttgtccactgccacgcaccgtagttacactttgggcgcccgtttccacagagatccacgtaaacataacagcgagtggaaacggaggagctaataaacgtgatgtcatgtgactgagaaaaccaaaaaactcactggccctcctgttttttcaattgcagtccagatgcaagagttttatcactaagtgtgaaatatttttcacagatgtcctccTGAGACAATAATACCCTCCGGAGAGGATTTATATTTGTCATTTATTTACTTGTCTATACTTTTGTATTATCTGTCTTCactcaaaataaattatatttatcaacATTACAGACAACCAAGGAGATGATCGCACGCTCCTGTGCCACAATAGTCACACACCCATTCCATGGtaatattcttacatttttatttgtttttgtaaaattgtCATTTTGTCAATTGGATTTAAACTTTTTGGAATCATGCTTAGATAATGTATTATGTTCTATTGTCTGTTCTCAGTGATCACCCTTAGATGCATGGTCCAGTTTATTGGAAGAGAAGCAAAGTACAGGTAaatctttctgtgtctctctgtcttactctctcttgccctctctatctgtctttattgcttttctccctgtctctctcaccCCTGTATTAATGTGCAAATATTGacatactctctcactctttttagtGGTGTCTTTGACTCCATCATCACAGTCTACAGAGAAGAGGGAATCCTTGGATTTTTTGCGTATGTACTAAAATAAACCTTGAAAAtcagcactttatttttttttcggcTTGTGGAAATTTCAagggtttctttttcttttatcacATATTAataactgtgtgtctgtgtttaaatAGTGGCCTCATCCCACATCTTGTTGGGGATGTTCTCTCTCTGTGGATCTGCAACTTGCTTGCTCATCTCATCAATACATACGCAATAGATGACTCAGTAAGTCTGTGTACTAATGATGTGCATTTACTAGGACCATGTAACAAACTCAGCACTTTGTGAATTTGTaggatataaataaaaaaaatctaaatgctaGTTTTGCGTTATTGTGCCAAGTCATGAAAAATCATACTCCTTAGTTTTTAAATTTTTGGCTTCTGTAACTAGTTATATTGTATGATAGTGTTTGTTGTGGTTATTGGTAATAATATTTTTCTATAATACACAGCCCCCTTTTTTATGAACTTCTTACAGTGTCAGTTTTTGTTATCTCTTGTAGATGAGTCACACAGATGAAATAAAGAACTGCTCCCAGGCTGTGACCGGGGTAAGTGTCATGGCCAGCTTAATTttgagaaaaatgtgttttgttggttACCTGTCTAATACGTGTTTTTTCTATGGTTCAGTTTTTCGCCAGTATGCTGACATATCCATTTCTATTGGTGTCCAACCTGATGGCAGTTAATAACTGTGGGTGAGTAATGTGTTTGGTTTGTTATTGGACAGTAACCTTGGGATAATTCAGTAGATTATCACGATAATGTACATGTttgtaaaaatctaaattaataaaatgaaaattttgcTCATTGTCTGGTGGTATTGGTTCATTAATGAGTTCTTCAGTAAACCAATATTAAAGTGCTGCTTATTTGCCCTCTGTTGTAGGTTGGCTGGCGGTCTACCACCCTATGCTGCCGTTTACCCCACCTGGCTTGACTGCTGGAGTCACCTAAGCCGGGAGGTCAGTAACATGCATGCACACGCTGACTCACACTTGGACATTGTACTGAGGATACTCTATTATTGCCGTGCTTTCAGCCCTTATCCAATAGCCCAGGGCTTTAGGGAATGTCTAACTATTCCTGCATtcctaatttctttctttctgtctttttctttctttctcagggCAATATGAGCAGAGGCAACAGTTTATTCTTCAGAAAGTTACCAGCGGGGAAGACATATGCCATTGAACAGAAGCGATTTTTCTGAATGGGACGCCAACAGTGTAGTCTTTAATTGTGTTAATATAAATGAATTGGCCTGATGGCCTTGGTCTGGGAACTCCTAATCCTTTGTATGCACTTGTTTacgattactttttttttttttttttttttttaataatctgtttTGGTCAGCTTCTAAAATTATTGTTACATCttacagaagtttttttttctctccattttgTTCACCAAAAGTTTGATTTAAGAACATacagagatttattttaatatgtagaGATTTGTATACATACCCTGAGAAAACAGACCTCAGTGGAAGTGTTTTAAAATCAGACCGGCTTTTGACAGTAAATAATAAAGAGCCAAAATACAATGCCACTGAATCGCCctaagaaaaaacaaataaatgaaataaatagatttAAACAGTCTCTCTTAACCCCGTTCCCATTGCTTCCTGTATCTGATGGGAAGGAGCTTATGACTCATGTACTTGTTGCCCAGCCATCATCcatactgactgactgacagactgaTTGACTGaccgattgattgattgattgttggaCTAATAGAAAAGTTTCTCCTGTGCTGGAAATGTGCATGTAGCTGTTGAACTGAGTTTTGTTTAATGGCAGCCTGGCTGTCTGCCTGCTGCCTGTGTATGCCCACGTGTGTTCTCATGCAGCCCAAGAAGCTGAGGCTCATGTGAGTGTGGGTCCAGGTTTGGGCCGTGGAGGAAACGCCCACAAACAGCTGAAACGGGTAGGAGTCTATGAAGTCCACTGGGACGAGCAAGGTGTGGTAGGAACTCCCTCTCCCTCCTCCTGCTCTCCTCGGCTCCTTACCTGTTCAGATGCAGTCGGGTCGTATATTTGTACTAACATTCTATTTGATCCAAATAAATTTAAGTATGCCTTTTGTCTGCCTGGTCGTGTGATCTCTCTAGAGTATTAATTACTGGGTAACTACACAAGTGAAAGTGTGGAGGCAAATGTGGTGCTCATAAGCACCCCCTAAAacaggggtgtctaaactttgtttgttgggggccagaaggagaaatatctCTGCAGTCACAGGactttgtaataaaacaaataatgaaatatactactcataataatacattttcttgattactataattttacttaagtaactatatttatctatctttgacagtgttgtttaaactaagaTCTTTCATGTTCatgatgttttgttttataatgtCTATTAATGATcgtactatattatactatatactgATTCCCGACAAATTAAACATACTTCTCTCTGAATAAAATTTTCCTAACGTGCCTGAATTTTTTTTTCGTTTAAAATTGGGTTTATGTCATagcgacacctagcgttcaaactttgaatctcattaTAACCTTCTTaatagcgggccaactttcattttatttctaaaacacctcgcgggccgctccaaaaacaaggaaacgggccgcagtttggacacccctgccccaAAAGCACTTGTTGGTTGTTCTTATAAGATCAAACATTTGTAAAGGAAAATAACCATGaacttgttttagtttttttttatttattttttggtttgcaACATTGTATACACCATGactgcaaaatatataaatatcaccACTTCATTTTCCCTTTTCTTACTAAATATTAATCTCGGATTGTGGCTTTGATGTAATATACAGTTtcttaatttatattaaattaccGACAAATTTACTTTCAAGCACCATAAAAGCTTTTAGATAAGCTGAGGCAAAAACTCGGCTTCCTGTACAGAAATAAATAATCATGCTTCAcgcaaacaagaaaaaaatgtggAAGCATTAATTTACTTACGTATGCCAGATTATGGTGAGAAGTGATTTACAGATATGCCTCGTTCAGCGACTACACTCAAACCACTAGATTCTGTATATCACaagaatttaaaatgttttactgtgccCGTACAGCACACATCACTGTTTACTGTATGGAAATGTTGAAAAAGGTGGTGTTCTCACTGGTTTATATCATTAAATGTGCTCCTATGGGTTAATATAACACTAAAGAACTGTAACTAACTTACTGTAGATTAGTGATGGGCAggtgaagcctcattgggtgtatgccACATTTTCCAAACTGTAGCGacactgtgttgctgtatcacttaatggtgacatctgctggacttaaaaagtcattgcaagcaactgtatGCAAGGCactgcatcggtcacgtggttttccttaaaatgatacacgcaccgacacaggggttcgccttgtttgctcggtgcatgcgccgaGGTTTCAGTGttgtcagacccatcgctaccaaacgatacaggaactGTATCGGTCAATGTGATACGCGCActgacacggggtttcgccttgataGAGGTTTCAGGGTCGTTAGACCCATCACTACTGTAGATCAGTGCACTGTGTAGTACTTCACTGTGTGGTGAAGAGCTGGCGCTGGGGGGCAGCAGTTCAAACCTACTAAAATCACAAACCGGAGAAGAAGAGAGGAAAGGAGCCACAGCGGAGGAAAAGATGGCGTCTCTGAATGACAGATCCGTCCAATTTATCCGGTGGTGGGACTTGGAACAGGCTCATGCTGCCGCGCTGTAATGCTGAACCGCTTGGATATGCCCCCCAAACTCGCGGGTATCAAATGGCGAttataggggtccaagcacccaCCGTGCGGTAACCCAGTTTTTGTCCGTTTTGATTTATTTACTTCGCCAGTGGTATTGAAACACAAAACGTTGGAGAACTTACTCctatcccacttctgacaccatgttCAGTTTTACCGTTCAGTATAAACCTTCTGAAGAGCGAGAGACAACAACAGACAGATGTTTCAGGGCTGATGGTGATGGAATAGGTAAACGTGCTCTGGAGTCCACAGGTTCCTCTAGAACTCATTCTTGCTGTTTGGATGCATTCCTGCAGCACTTTACTGTCCTCAGCCTGTTCAGGATTCCCATCTTCTACATCTCAGAGAACCAACACAGCTGGTGCAGCTGAGGGTCGACAGCGACCCCTCCAACCACCGTCCTCTATTTAAAAACATTGGACCccaaaaccatccctaaacaccaCTTAACACACCAAATGAACCCCAACCCTAAACACACCCAAAACAACCCATAcaaatacacacttatataatcagttacacacacatacaagtatatacagttgtggtcaaaagtttacatacacttgtaaaaaaacataatgttatggctgtcttgagttttcaataagttctacaactcttatttttctgtgatagagtgatcggaacacatacatgtttgtcacaaaaaacagtcataaaatttggttctttcataaatttattatgggtctgctgaaaatgtcaccaaatctgctgggtcaaaaatatacatacagcaacattagtatttggttacatgtcccttggccattttcacggcaactaggcgcttttggtagccatccacaagctcctggcaagcttcaggtcgaatgtttgaccactcttcttgacagaattggtgcagttcagctaaatgtgatggttttcttgcatgaacccgtttctttagcactgtccacatgttctcaatggggtttaagtcaggactttgggaaggccattctaaaaccttaattctagcctggtttagccattcctttaccacttttgatgtgtgttttgggtcattgccttgttggaacacccaactgcgcccaagacccaaccttcgggctgatggttttaagttttcctgcagaatttggaggtaatcctccttcttcattatcccatttactttctgcaaagaaccagttccactggcagcaaaacatccccagagcataatactaccaccaccatgcttgacagtaggcatggtgttcctgggattaaaggcctcaccttttctcctccaaacatattgctgggtgttgtggccaaacagctcaatttttgtttcgtctgaccagagaactttcctccagaaggttttatctttgtccatgtgatcagcagcaaacttcagccgagtcttaaggtgccttttctggagcaagggcttctttcttgcacggcagcctctcagtccatggcgatgtaaaacacgcttgactgtggagactgacacctgtgttccatcagcttccaaatccttgcagacctgcttcttggtgattcttggttgactcttgaccatcctgaccaatctcctctcggcagcatgtgatagcttgcgttttcttcctgatcgtggcagtgacacaactgttccatgcactttatacttgcgtataattgtctgcacagttgctcttgggacctgtagctgctttgaaatggctccaagtgacttccctgacttgttcaagtcaataattcgctttttcagatccacactgagttcctttgactttcccattgtagcttttgtagctgagtctaatcactgggtcaaatgagccctatttaaatgggctcatgagaagtcaacagctgtagtcaatcagaatcacttacaagaagtgaagaggccatgacatgaagctaatttgattgacacaactcgctacatcaccaaaattgacaaattttgttgctgtatgtatatttttgacccagcagatttggtgacattttcagcagacccataataaatttatgaaagaaccaaattttatgactgttttttgtgacaaacatgtatgtgttccgatcactctatcacagaaaaataagagttgtagaacttattgaaaactcaagacagccataacattatgtttttttacaagtgtatgtaaacttttgaccacaactgtacatacacttacagacttacacacATGCATATCATCCCTTACAAAAAAGAAGATTATTCAAGAGTACTATTAGTATAATAGTGACATACTAAATATAATTATACTTAAGTATACTTGAATTATACTGACAAGTATACAGAAAAGTCTAGGCATATTTGGCATATACTTGTACTTAATCTTTTGATCTAGATATACTTAACAAAAGTACAATTAAATTTTCTTACCTTATATGTAAACTATGCTTGACTTTCAGTTTGAGGTGGAATACCCTAGAGGAAATAGTACACAAGTGGCACTGAACCTGATCATTTAAAGTGTAATTAACCAACACAGAACAGATAAACTTTTGGCAGATTTTATTAAACCTATTCTTTCGAGGTGTGATAGTTTTGTAACAGGCTTTATTTATATCATAATCCATTACCACATACTGTGTGTATTTCATGCTTATTTTCATATGTGTAGACTAACAGTCTAATTAAAGAACAGTTacaacagacatcccaagttgcaaaagttgatttcagggaggttatcaccccccccacccccacccccctcaaaaaaacaaaacaaaaaaaacttgcacacacaccaaaggataacgaaactttactttaatattaattaatttaacttttttgtttaaattaaatttagagtattcagaggtgaaattagttttatcttttttcttttttggaagtccctgcctctgctttccttttttttttttttttttggaaagaaagcttttatttgacaaaaattgacagtcacaatatcacaaaaaatggcgcaatatcaaaaacatttcatattacaataattattaatattgccttcgCCATGatctgctctctctcactcactgaacaaatcccgtccgggagggggggaaaacactgcccgcccacactaaaaactgattggctgtctcacagactctttgcagagaacaggccaatcagaaccctctctgttttctctctctccttcccacacaagattagagaaaaaaagtctgtcgcctgtgtgcgcgtttgtgtgcagtgcactcttgggcactcgttctgaattccgggagattatatgtgacttgcgggcatcagggagccactactgaaATTAAAAGTAGCCTGTGTGCAGCTAatataacagtgttaatttattcttccctcaaaataactcaatatacagccaataatgtctaaaccactggcaaaaaATGAGTATGAGTACGCCCCTAAAAGACTACACCCCGAAATGTCCAAAGTGTCAAAGTAAAAAtgtcaataaacagtgataatggaactgtggtatgtgCTGACAATAttacgttatagcactccctctcatgtattaatgcttaattgacatctattaaataaaattttattcaaTTCTAAAAGATAATTTTACATGAAGAATTGTTCCACCTCACTAAAGGGCAGGATCACATGATGCTCCTGGATGGCAAATTAAGCCTGTAAGATGAGGTGTtgagtgagtgggtggagctGAGTGTGTAGTAGAGAGGATAGTAGAGAGGAGAGCTGAAACTCAGTGTGTTCTTCTCCCAGTGTGTGCTACACCACCATGATCATTTTCACTGTACTGCTGCTCTCTGCTCTTACAGGTAAACATTTCAGAGATTATAAACCTTTGAAGATCTAACATCTACTAACACACAGTTTCCTAATGCTGTTCATTAGCTACATGCTAACAGATCTATGAATGATGGGTTAATCATTAATTCTATGATTTTATTTGTAGGTAACAGAGCTGAAGGCGTCATCACTCCTAGCAGAGATGCTGTTTTTGCTGTTGAAGGTCAGAATGTTACCCTCTCCTGTAACTACACTGTAAGTGCTGACAGTCTTCACTGGTATCGACAGTATTCAGGCTCTCCTCCCCAGTTCCTCATACTGGACTATGAAGTGACCACTATTTATGCTCAACCTCCAGTTCCTGGATTATTCATCATCCATCACAAAGGAATAAAAAAAGTGGATCTGGAGAtttcctctactgcagtatcagactctgctctctactactgtgctctgaggcccacagtggcaggaaacccaccaaacactgtactaaaaccttTCTTGTGAAATATGTAGAAACACTGATATTTCAGGAGGGGGCGCTGTAATTCTACAGCTGAAATTCTAGAGGTAATATTCTGTAATGAGATGAAGCgccaaaaaacacttaaaacaccttctgcggtgtgggcagtgtgccaagtcctgctggaaaatgaaatatgcatctccataaaagttgtcagtagcagagggaagcataaagagCTGtacgattttgtgggaaaacaaaactgcactgactttagacttgataataaaacagtggatcaacaccagcagatgacatgtctctccaaaccatcactaatcatcagtaaatttcactttttattagagtctgggggaagagtggagagacacacagtccaagctgcatGAGGTCTAGagtaaagtttccaccaatcagtgatggtttgaagagtcatgtcatcAACAGTCCCAAACACAGTAATTTCATAATCTGATTCTAATAATAATTTCAGTTATAACTTTTATATGTTTCAAGTATAGACACTTTATTTCATGGTTACTCAAAGCAAATACACAAGTAACCTGTAGaataattgataaaattaaaagTCTGTAGGTGTAAAACTTATTTGTTATATCTTAAAATTGTTATTACTGAATAAATCTGCAGATGTAAATATACTACAGGATATTAACTGTTGGAGGTGAGCTGTGTGAAGAAGAGTGTTTGGAGTGATCAGTGTCATTAAACTGTTTAGTTACAGTTACCAGTGAAGTGCAGGATCCAGAGTGAGCTTTAATGGGGTTGGTGTAGAGTGGATTATCCATTAAGATAACAATAATGGTAATGATGATAATTAGAatagctccaagcctattttgaccaatttccgcctgaaattacatactcacatttgaaggcttatcactctaatattaaataattcagagtcaattctatgaattaatatcacttagaagcctttacacaattcatttaagacactttaattatttaattgaacatgtaatggccagaaTATGGGTAAAACCAGGAAA is a genomic window containing:
- the LOC111196472 gene encoding mitochondrial carrier homolog 2, with amino-acid sequence MADTCGQVPLGSGLTVLSHPLMYIKVLVQVGHEPLPPTLGRNLFGRQVYQLPGLFAYAKHIIKIDGKSGLFNGLAPNLVARTIGTVVQRKVLQVMSSSQKKEEGSLPHVINETTKEMIARSCATIVTHPFHVITLRCMVQFIGREAKYSGVFDSIITVYREEGILGFFAGLIPHLVGDVLSLWICNLLAHLINTYAIDDSMSHTDEIKNCSQAVTGFFASMLTYPFLLVSNLMAVNNCGLAGGLPPYAAVYPTWLDCWSHLSREGNMSRGNSLFFRKLPAGKTYAIEQKRFF